One Burkholderia pyrrocinia DNA segment encodes these proteins:
- a CDS encoding BON domain-containing protein gives MKRIGIAGCLTLLLATTALAQSGDAGAPEARRNWYNDPFVALSRDVAECPLPLGPWMTRAEMTDDAHYRAERGTTCWLAHRCTKPNSYMYDAPIADAAKAHFAGSDRLRGTSLWITVQRRFIYVEGCADTAFDRQALQRELEALPDVEQVFVRITDDPRRSLPYKARGQPGRTPN, from the coding sequence ATGAAGCGGATCGGCATCGCAGGGTGCTTGACCCTGTTGCTGGCGACCACGGCGCTCGCGCAGTCCGGCGACGCAGGCGCGCCCGAGGCGCGGCGCAACTGGTACAACGATCCGTTCGTCGCGCTGTCGCGGGACGTGGCCGAATGCCCGTTGCCGCTCGGCCCATGGATGACCCGGGCCGAGATGACGGACGACGCGCATTACCGCGCCGAACGCGGTACGACCTGCTGGCTCGCCCATCGCTGCACGAAGCCGAACTCGTATATGTATGACGCGCCGATCGCCGATGCCGCGAAGGCGCACTTCGCAGGCTCCGATCGCCTGCGCGGGACGAGCCTGTGGATCACCGTGCAGCGGCGTTTTATCTATGTCGAAGGATGCGCGGATACGGCGTTCGATCGCCAGGCGCTGCAACGCGAACTCGAGGCGCTTCCGGACGTCGAGCAGGTGTTCGTTCGCATCACCGACGATCCGCGCCGGAGCTTGCCGTACAAGGCGCGCGGGCAACCGGGCCGCACGCCGAACTGA